Proteins from one Pseudomonas sp. KBS0710 genomic window:
- a CDS encoding FKBP-type peptidyl-prolyl cis-trans isomerase: protein MSEVNLSTDETRVSYGIGRQLGDQLRDNPPPGVSIDAILAGLTDAFDGKLSRVDQEQMTASFKVIREIMQAEAAAKAEAAAGAGLAFLAENAKRDGITTLASGLQFEVLTAGSGAKPSREDQVRTHYHGTLIDGTVFDSSYERGEPAEFPVGGVIAGWTEALQLMNAGSKWRLYVPSELAYGAQGVGSIPPHSVLVFDVELLDVL from the coding sequence ATGTCCGAAGTTAATCTGTCCACCGACGAAACCCGCGTCAGCTACGGTATCGGCCGTCAGTTGGGCGACCAACTGCGCGACAACCCGCCACCGGGCGTGAGCATCGACGCCATCCTGGCCGGCCTGACTGACGCGTTCGACGGCAAACTGAGCCGCGTTGACCAAGAGCAAATGACGGCCAGCTTCAAAGTGATCCGTGAAATCATGCAAGCCGAAGCGGCTGCCAAGGCAGAAGCGGCTGCTGGCGCCGGCCTGGCGTTCCTGGCTGAAAACGCCAAGCGTGATGGCATCACCACCCTGGCTTCCGGCCTGCAATTTGAAGTGCTGACTGCAGGTAGCGGCGCCAAGCCGAGCCGTGAAGACCAAGTGCGTACTCACTACCACGGCACCCTGATCGACGGCACTGTGTTTGACAGCTCCTACGAGCGCGGCGAGCCTGCAGAATTCCCGGTGGGCGGCGTGATCGCCGGTTGGACCGAAGCCCTGCAACTGATGAATGCCGGCAGCAAATGGCGCCTGTACGTGCCGAGCGAACTGGCTTACGGCGCTCAAGGCGTTGGCAGCATTCCGCCGCACAGCGTTCTGGTGTTCGACGTTGAGCTGCTCGACGTTCTGTAA
- a CDS encoding zinc ribbon domain-containing protein YjdM, translating to MSTLPPCPKCNSEYTYEDGAQLICPECAHEWSANGEAEVAGDETVKKDSVGNVLQDGDTITVIKDLKVKGTSLVVKVGTKVKNIRLCDGDHDIDCKIDGIGPMKLKSEFVRKV from the coding sequence GTGAGCACGTTGCCACCCTGCCCGAAATGCAATTCCGAATACACCTACGAAGACGGCGCCCAGCTGATCTGCCCGGAATGCGCCCACGAGTGGTCCGCCAATGGCGAGGCCGAAGTGGCGGGCGACGAAACCGTGAAGAAAGACTCTGTGGGCAATGTCCTGCAAGACGGCGACACCATCACCGTGATCAAGGACCTCAAGGTCAAGGGCACGTCCCTGGTGGTCAAGGTCGGCACCAAGGTCAAGAACATCCGCCTGTGCGACGGCGATCACGATATCGATTGCAAGATCGACGGTATCGGCCCGATGAAACTCAAGTCCGAGTTCGTGCGCAAAGTCTGA
- a CDS encoding polyprenyl synthetase family protein → MQPQAFYRAVADDFSAVDGIIKQQLTSKVPLVSKIGDYITSAGGKRLRPLLVLLCGKALGREGDDLRLLAATIEFLHTATLLHDDVVDMSGMRRGRETANAMWGNAPSVLVGDFLYSRSFEMMVELGSMPVMKILSQATRIIAEGEVLQLSKVRDASTTEETYMEVIRGKTAMLFEASTHSAAALCGATAEQAEALRTFGDHLGVAFQLVDDLLDYRGDAETLGKNVGDDLAEGKPTLPLIYTMREGTPEQAALVRKAIQKGGIEDLEAIRAAVEASGSLEYTAQLARDYVARAIQCLEALPASEYRDALVELSEFAVARTH, encoded by the coding sequence ATGCAACCCCAAGCTTTCTACCGCGCGGTCGCGGACGATTTTAGCGCCGTCGACGGCATCATCAAGCAGCAGCTGACGTCTAAAGTGCCGCTGGTCTCCAAAATTGGCGACTACATTACGTCGGCGGGCGGTAAACGCCTGCGTCCTTTATTAGTGTTGCTGTGTGGCAAGGCCCTGGGCCGCGAAGGCGATGACCTGCGCCTGCTGGCCGCCACTATCGAATTCCTGCACACCGCCACCCTGCTGCATGACGACGTGGTCGACATGTCCGGCATGCGCCGTGGCCGCGAGACGGCCAATGCGATGTGGGGCAACGCCCCCAGCGTACTGGTAGGTGACTTCCTGTATTCGCGCTCGTTCGAAATGATGGTCGAACTGGGCTCGATGCCGGTGATGAAGATTCTTTCACAAGCCACGCGCATCATCGCCGAAGGCGAAGTGTTGCAACTGTCGAAGGTCCGCGACGCCAGCACCACTGAAGAAACCTACATGGAAGTGATTCGCGGCAAAACCGCGATGCTCTTCGAAGCCTCGACCCACAGCGCCGCCGCCCTGTGTGGCGCAACGGCCGAACAGGCCGAAGCCCTGCGCACCTTTGGTGATCACCTGGGCGTGGCCTTCCAACTGGTGGACGACCTGCTCGACTACCGTGGCGACGCTGAAACACTGGGCAAGAACGTCGGTGACGACCTGGCCGAGGGCAAGCCAACCCTGCCGCTGATCTACACCATGCGCGAAGGCACGCCGGAACAGGCCGCCCTGGTGCGCAAGGCGATCCAGAAAGGCGGGATCGAAGACCTCGAAGCTATCCGTGCAGCGGTAGAAGCCTCGGGTTCGCTGGAATACACCGCACAGCTGGCGCGTGACTACGTGGCCCGTGCCATCCAGTGCCTGGAAGCCCTGCCAGCCAGCGAATACCGGGATGCCCTGGTTGAGCTGAGCGAGTTTGCGGTAGCCCGCACGCACTAG
- the rplU gene encoding 50S ribosomal protein L21, whose amino-acid sequence MSYAVIVTGGKQYKVAPGEYLKIEKLEVATGESVTFDRVLLVANGDDVNIGAPVVAGATVVAEVISQGRHDKVRIIKFRRRKHHMKRMGHRQWYTEIKITGIQA is encoded by the coding sequence ATGTCGTACGCAGTAATTGTTACTGGTGGCAAGCAATACAAGGTCGCCCCAGGTGAATACCTGAAGATCGAAAAACTGGAAGTCGCTACTGGCGAATCCGTTACCTTTGATCGCGTTCTGTTGGTCGCTAATGGCGATGACGTGAACATCGGCGCTCCAGTTGTTGCTGGCGCTACCGTTGTGGCTGAAGTGATCTCCCAAGGTCGTCACGATAAAGTCCGCATCATCAAGTTCCGTCGTCGTAAGCACCACATGAAGCGTATGGGCCACCGCCAGTGGTACACCGAGATCAAAATCACCGGTATTCAGGCTTAA
- the rpmA gene encoding 50S ribosomal protein L27, which translates to MAHKKAGGSTRNGRDSEAKRLGVKMYGGQKIIPGNIIVRQRGTQFHAGYGVGMGKDHTLFAKIEGVIKFEVKGAFNRRYVSVVAA; encoded by the coding sequence ATGGCACACAAAAAAGCTGGTGGTAGTACCCGTAACGGTCGCGACTCAGAAGCCAAACGCCTTGGCGTTAAGATGTATGGCGGCCAGAAAATCATTCCGGGCAACATCATCGTGCGTCAGCGCGGCACCCAATTCCACGCCGGTTACGGTGTTGGCATGGGTAAAGATCACACCCTCTTCGCTAAAATCGAAGGCGTGATCAAGTTTGAAGTAAAAGGCGCGTTCAACCGCCGTTACGTGAGCGTTGTCGCCGCTTAA
- the cgtA gene encoding Obg family GTPase CgtA codes for MKFVDEVSIRVKAGDGGNGCMSFRREKFIENGGPNGGDGGDGGSIYMMADENLNTLVDYRYTRHFDAERGSNGGSTDCTGKKGEDLVLRVPVGTTIIDSATQEVIGDLTKAGQKLMVVQGGWHGLGNTRFKSSTNRAPRQTTPGKPGEQRDLKLEMKVLADVGLLGLPNAGKSTFIRSVSAAKPKVADYPFTTLVPNLGVVSVDRWKSFVIADIPGLIEGASDGAGLGIRFLKHLSRTRLLLHLVDMAPLDDTSAPDAAEVIVSELTKFSPALAERDRWLVLNKCDQILEEEHEERVKEIVDRLEWEGPVYVISAIAKEGTERLTRDIMRYLEDRADRLAADPVFKAELAELDQQIEDEARAQLQALDDQRALRRSGVKSVHDIGDDDWDEEDVDDEDGPEIIYVRD; via the coding sequence ATGAAGTTCGTTGATGAAGTTTCCATCCGAGTAAAAGCAGGCGACGGCGGTAACGGTTGCATGAGTTTCCGTCGCGAAAAATTCATCGAAAACGGTGGTCCAAACGGCGGTGACGGCGGTGACGGCGGTTCCATCTACATGATGGCCGACGAAAACCTCAACACCCTGGTCGACTACCGTTACACCCGGCACTTCGATGCCGAGCGTGGCTCCAACGGCGGCAGCACCGACTGCACCGGTAAAAAAGGTGAAGACCTGGTACTGCGCGTACCGGTCGGCACCACGATCATCGACTCTGCGACCCAGGAAGTGATTGGCGACCTGACCAAGGCCGGCCAGAAGCTGATGGTTGTGCAGGGCGGCTGGCACGGCCTGGGTAACACCCGATTCAAGTCCAGTACCAACCGTGCGCCACGCCAGACCACGCCGGGCAAGCCTGGCGAGCAGCGTGACCTCAAGCTGGAGATGAAAGTACTGGCGGACGTGGGCCTGCTGGGCTTGCCGAACGCCGGTAAAAGTACCTTCATCCGCTCGGTCTCTGCCGCCAAGCCGAAAGTTGCCGACTACCCGTTCACCACCCTGGTGCCAAACCTGGGCGTGGTCAGCGTAGACCGCTGGAAAAGCTTCGTGATCGCCGACATTCCTGGCTTGATCGAAGGTGCTTCCGACGGTGCTGGCCTGGGGATTCGCTTCCTCAAGCACTTGTCGCGTACCCGTTTGCTGCTGCACCTCGTCGACATGGCGCCGCTGGATGACACCAGCGCACCGGACGCCGCCGAAGTGATCGTGAGCGAGCTGACCAAGTTCAGCCCGGCCCTGGCCGAGCGTGACCGCTGGCTGGTACTGAACAAGTGCGACCAGATCCTCGAAGAAGAGCACGAAGAGCGCGTCAAGGAAATCGTTGATCGCCTGGAGTGGGAAGGCCCGGTCTACGTGATCTCGGCCATCGCCAAAGAAGGCACCGAGCGCCTGACCCGCGACATCATGCGCTACCTCGAAGACCGCGCCGACCGCCTGGCGGCCGACCCGGTATTCAAGGCCGAACTCGCCGAGCTCGACCAGCAGATCGAAGACGAAGCCCGCGCCCAGTTGCAGGCCCTGGATGACCAGCGTGCCCTGCGCCGCAGCGGCGTGAAGTCGGTCCATGACATCGGCGACGACGATTGGGACGAAGAAGACGTGGATGATGAAGACGGTCCGGAAATCATTTACGTGCGCGACTGA
- the proB gene encoding glutamate 5-kinase codes for MRSKVTGAQRWVVKIGSALLTADGKGLDRAAMSVWVEQMVALHEAGVELVLVSSGAVAAGMSRLGWTARPSAMHELQAAAAIGQMGLVQAWESSFAEHGRHTAQILLTHDDLSDRKRYLNARSTLRALVELKVIPVINENDTVVTDEIRFGDNDTLAALVANLVEADLLVILTDRDGMFDADPRNNPDAQLIYEARADDPALDAVAGSVGGALGRGGMQTKLRAARLAARSGAHTIIVGGRLERVLDRLKAGERIGTLLSPERGMLAARKQWLAGHLQTRGTLVLDDGAVSALSQGNKSLLPVGVKLVQGSFRRGEMVVCVAPDGREIARGLANYSALEAQKIIGQSSDAIVGLLGYMAEPELVHRDNLILV; via the coding sequence ATGCGGAGCAAAGTGACAGGTGCGCAGCGCTGGGTCGTAAAGATCGGAAGTGCGCTGCTGACGGCGGATGGCAAAGGTCTGGATCGCGCAGCCATGAGCGTCTGGGTCGAGCAGATGGTGGCCTTGCATGAGGCCGGTGTTGAGTTGGTGCTGGTGTCGTCCGGGGCCGTTGCCGCCGGGATGAGCCGCCTCGGCTGGACCGCGCGACCCAGCGCGATGCACGAACTGCAAGCCGCCGCCGCCATCGGCCAGATGGGCCTGGTGCAAGCTTGGGAATCCAGCTTTGCCGAGCACGGCCGCCACACCGCGCAGATCCTGCTGACCCACGACGACCTGTCCGACCGCAAGCGTTACCTCAATGCCCGCAGCACTTTGCGTGCGCTGGTTGAGCTCAAGGTCATCCCGGTGATCAACGAGAACGACACGGTGGTTACCGACGAAATCCGCTTCGGCGACAACGACACCCTGGCCGCGCTGGTGGCCAACCTGGTGGAAGCCGACCTGCTGGTGATCCTCACCGACCGCGATGGCATGTTCGACGCCGACCCGCGTAACAACCCCGACGCCCAGCTTATTTATGAGGCGCGTGCGGATGACCCGGCGCTGGACGCCGTGGCCGGCAGTGTCGGCGGTGCCCTGGGCCGTGGCGGCATGCAGACCAAGCTGCGTGCGGCACGCCTGGCCGCGCGCTCCGGCGCGCACACCATCATCGTCGGCGGGCGCCTGGAGCGCGTGCTGGACCGCCTCAAGGCCGGTGAGCGCATTGGCACGCTGCTGTCGCCGGAACGCGGCATGCTCGCGGCGCGCAAACAATGGCTGGCCGGTCATCTGCAAACTCGTGGCACGCTGGTTCTGGACGACGGTGCTGTGTCAGCCTTGTCCCAGGGCAACAAGAGCCTGCTGCCGGTCGGCGTCAAGTTGGTGCAGGGCAGCTTCCGCCGTGGCGAGATGGTGGTGTGTGTGGCGCCCGATGGTCGCGAGATCGCCCGTGGCCTGGCCAACTACAGCGCCCTTGAAGCACAGAAGATTATTGGACAATCGTCCGATGCAATTGTCGGACTCTTGGGTTACATGGCCGAACCGGAACTGGTTCACCGCGATAACCTGATCCTGGTCTGA
- a CDS encoding CreA family protein has protein sequence MRVMKGLLGLLLAMPLLASAEEIGQVSTVFKFVGPNDRIVVEAFDDPKVDGVTCYLSRAKTGGVKGGLGLAEDRAEASIACRQVGPIHFKGELKDGDEVFKERTSLVFKTMQVVRFLDKKRNTLVYLVYSDRLIEGSPQNAVTAIPILPWPTAQ, from the coding sequence ATGCGTGTCATGAAAGGATTACTCGGCCTGCTGCTGGCCATGCCGTTGCTGGCCTCGGCCGAAGAAATCGGCCAGGTGTCGACGGTATTCAAGTTTGTCGGCCCCAACGACCGCATAGTGGTCGAGGCGTTTGATGACCCCAAGGTTGACGGTGTGACCTGCTACCTGTCGCGCGCCAAGACCGGCGGCGTCAAAGGCGGCCTGGGCCTGGCCGAAGACCGCGCCGAAGCGTCGATAGCCTGCCGTCAGGTTGGCCCGATTCACTTCAAAGGCGAACTCAAGGATGGCGACGAAGTGTTCAAGGAGCGCACCTCGCTGGTGTTCAAGACCATGCAGGTGGTGCGCTTTCTCGACAAGAAGCGCAATACCCTGGTGTACCTGGTCTACAGCGACCGCCTGATCGAAGGCAGCCCGCAGAATGCGGTCACCGCGATTCCGATTTTGCCCTGGCCGACCGCACAATAA
- a CDS encoding glutathione peroxidase translates to MSAFHDLKLKALDGQELPLSPFKGQVVLVVNVASKCGLTPQYAALENLYQQYKGQGFTVLGLPCNQFAGQEPGTEEEIQAFCSLNYGVTFPLGSKLDVNGHDRHQLYRLLAGEGAEFPGDITWNFEKFLLGKDGRVLARFSPRTAPDDPTIVQAIEKALS, encoded by the coding sequence ATGAGTGCTTTCCACGACCTGAAACTCAAAGCTTTGGACGGACAAGAGCTGCCGCTATCGCCCTTCAAGGGGCAAGTGGTGCTGGTGGTCAACGTGGCCTCCAAATGTGGTTTGACCCCGCAATATGCGGCATTGGAAAACCTTTATCAGCAGTACAAAGGCCAGGGTTTTACTGTGCTTGGCCTGCCGTGCAACCAGTTTGCAGGCCAGGAGCCGGGCACCGAAGAAGAAATTCAGGCGTTCTGCAGCCTGAACTACGGCGTGACCTTTCCGTTGGGCAGCAAGCTTGACGTCAATGGCCACGACCGCCATCAGCTGTATCGCCTGCTGGCGGGCGAGGGCGCTGAGTTTCCTGGGGATATCACCTGGAATTTCGAGAAGTTTCTGCTCGGCAAGGACGGCCGTGTACTCGCGCGATTCTCGCCGCGCACCGCGCCGGATGATCCGACAATCGTACAGGCCATCGAAAAAGCCCTGAGCTGA
- a CDS encoding NADH:flavin oxidoreductase, with amino-acid sequence MPVQALFKPFQLGALQLSTRVVMAPMTRSFSPGGVPNSKVIEYYRRRAAAGVGLIITEGTVVGHQASNGYPNVPHFYGEAALAGWKKVVDAVHAEGGKIVPQLWHVGSVRRIGTEPDASVPAYGPMEKLKDGNVVVHGMTQQDIKDVINAFAQAAKDAQSIGMDGVEIHGAHGYLVDQFFWEGSNQRTDEYGGSLANRSRFAIELIQATRAAVGPDFPIILRFSQWKQQDYTARLVQTPEALGEFLKPLSDAGVDIFHCSTRRFWEPEFEGSDLNLAGWTRQLTGKPTITVGSVGLDGEFLQFMVNTDKVAQPASLEKLLERLNNDEFDLVAVGRALLVDPDWAVKVREGREGDILPFSREALTSLV; translated from the coding sequence ATGCCCGTCCAAGCTTTGTTCAAACCCTTCCAGCTCGGTGCACTGCAACTGTCCACCCGTGTGGTCATGGCGCCCATGACCCGATCGTTCTCGCCGGGTGGCGTACCCAATTCCAAAGTCATCGAGTACTACCGCCGCCGCGCCGCTGCGGGCGTGGGCCTGATCATCACCGAAGGCACGGTGGTCGGCCATCAGGCCTCCAACGGCTACCCGAACGTGCCGCACTTTTACGGTGAGGCCGCGCTGGCGGGTTGGAAGAAAGTAGTTGATGCCGTACACGCCGAAGGCGGCAAGATCGTCCCGCAGCTGTGGCACGTGGGCAGCGTGCGCCGTATCGGTACCGAGCCTGACGCCAGCGTGCCCGCCTACGGCCCGATGGAAAAACTCAAGGACGGCAACGTCGTCGTCCATGGCATGACCCAACAAGACATCAAGGACGTGATCAACGCCTTCGCTCAGGCCGCCAAGGATGCCCAGAGCATTGGCATGGATGGCGTGGAGATCCACGGCGCCCACGGCTATCTGGTCGATCAGTTCTTCTGGGAAGGCAGCAACCAGCGCACTGACGAATACGGCGGCAGCCTGGCTAACCGCTCGCGTTTTGCCATCGAATTGATCCAGGCCACCCGCGCCGCCGTCGGCCCGGACTTTCCGATCATTTTGCGGTTCTCTCAATGGAAGCAGCAGGACTACACCGCACGCCTGGTGCAAACCCCCGAGGCGCTGGGTGAATTCCTCAAGCCGTTGTCCGACGCCGGTGTGGATATTTTCCACTGCTCCACACGCCGCTTCTGGGAGCCGGAGTTCGAAGGCTCCGACCTTAACCTGGCCGGCTGGACCCGCCAGCTCACCGGCAAGCCGACCATCACCGTCGGCAGTGTGGGCCTGGACGGCGAGTTCCTGCAGTTCATGGTCAACACCGACAAGGTCGCCCAACCGGCCAGCCTGGAAAAATTGCTGGAGCGCCTGAACAACGACGAGTTCGACCTGGTTGCGGTTGGCCGTGCCCTGCTGGTAGACCCGGACTGGGCCGTGAAGGTGCGCGAAGGTCGTGAGGGCGACATTCTGCCGTTCAGTCGTGAGGCGTTGACGAGCCTGGTGTAA
- a CDS encoding glycosyltransferase family 1 protein: protein MTTASLHITLITETFPPEINGVANTLGRLCEGLRARGHQVELVRPRQGVDQSRPSDDELLLCRGWPLPGYPGLQWGQSSMHKLLRRWTRQRPDVLYIATEGPLGLSALRAARRLGISVVSGFHTNFQQYSNQYGLSLLSRMVTHYLRWFHNRSTLTLVPSASQRLELERRHFERLGMLSRGVDSQLFHPAKRDHALRESWALNSDQIAVLHVGRLAQEKNLGLLKRCFETLQDTYPLRQMKLIIVGDGPQRATLEKELPEAIFCGTLRGEELARHYASGDVFLFPSLTETFGNVVLEAMASGLGVVAYDQAAATQHIRHGYNGVLAMPGDEDAFCDAANWLLEDAESLRRMRLNARQHASRQGWPAIIEQFERQLRGVCKDGHPVPVLSPLTPGSSTPHD, encoded by the coding sequence ATGACGACAGCCTCGCTTCACATCACCCTCATTACCGAAACCTTCCCGCCGGAAATCAACGGGGTGGCCAATACCCTCGGCCGCCTGTGCGAGGGTCTGCGCGCGCGTGGTCATCAGGTCGAGTTGGTGCGCCCGCGCCAGGGCGTCGATCAAAGCCGGCCCAGCGACGATGAGTTGCTGTTGTGTCGTGGCTGGCCATTGCCGGGTTACCCGGGGCTGCAATGGGGCCAGTCGTCGATGCACAAGTTGCTGCGGCGCTGGACACGCCAGCGCCCGGACGTGCTGTACATCGCCACTGAAGGGCCGTTGGGGCTGTCGGCGCTGCGTGCGGCACGGCGTCTGGGGATCAGCGTGGTCAGTGGGTTTCACACCAACTTTCAGCAGTACTCGAATCAATATGGCTTGAGCCTGCTCAGCCGCATGGTCACCCACTACTTGCGCTGGTTTCACAACCGCTCGACCCTGACCCTGGTGCCGAGCGCCAGCCAGCGCCTGGAGTTGGAACGTCGCCACTTCGAGCGCCTGGGCATGTTGTCCCGCGGCGTCGACAGCCAGTTGTTCCACCCCGCCAAGCGCGATCATGCACTGCGTGAAAGCTGGGCGCTGAACAGCGACCAGATCGCCGTGCTGCATGTGGGCCGCCTGGCACAGGAAAAAAACCTGGGGCTGCTCAAGCGCTGCTTCGAAACCTTGCAGGACACCTACCCACTGCGCCAGATGAAATTGATCATCGTCGGCGACGGCCCGCAACGGGCGACGCTGGAAAAGGAACTGCCCGAGGCGATTTTCTGCGGCACCCTGCGCGGTGAAGAACTGGCGCGGCACTACGCGTCCGGTGATGTATTCCTGTTCCCCAGCCTGACCGAAACCTTCGGCAACGTGGTGCTGGAAGCCATGGCCTCGGGACTGGGTGTGGTGGCTTACGACCAGGCAGCCGCCACCCAGCATATTCGCCATGGCTACAACGGCGTGCTGGCGATGCCAGGCGATGAGGATGCGTTTTGTGACGCAGCCAATTGGCTGCTGGAGGATGCGGAGAGTTTGCGCCGTATGCGCTTGAATGCTCGTCAGCATGCGAGCCGCCAGGGTTGGCCGGCAATCATTGAGCAGTTTGAACGTCAATTACGCGGGGTGTGCAAGGACGGGCACCCGGTGCCCGTCCTGTCGCCCCTTACACCAGGCTCGTCAACGCCTCACGACTGA
- the cysZ gene encoding sulfate transporter CysZ: MPAPALSGPQYLREGLKLVLSPGLRLFVLLPLAINLVLFVGLIYFAGHQFSLWVDTLMPTLPGWLSFLSYILWPLFVVLVALMVFFTFTMLANIIAAPFNGFLSEKVEVVVRGTDDFPAFSWGELIAMVPRTLAREMRKLGYFLPRAIGLFILSFIPVVNLIAAPLWLLFGVWMMAIQYIDYPADNHKLGWNEMLAWLRQKRWQSMSFGGIVYLVLLVPVVNLLMMPAAVAGATLFWVREQGAEAMARQAVAKS; this comes from the coding sequence ATGCCCGCCCCTGCTCTTTCTGGCCCGCAATATCTGCGTGAAGGCCTCAAACTGGTGTTGAGCCCTGGCCTGCGCCTGTTTGTACTGCTGCCGTTGGCGATCAACCTGGTGCTGTTCGTCGGTTTGATCTATTTCGCCGGCCATCAGTTCAGCCTGTGGGTCGACACCTTGATGCCGACGCTGCCCGGCTGGCTGAGTTTCCTCAGCTATATCCTGTGGCCCTTGTTTGTGGTGCTGGTGGCATTGATGGTGTTTTTCACCTTCACCATGCTCGCCAACATCATCGCCGCGCCGTTCAACGGTTTTCTTTCGGAGAAAGTCGAGGTGGTGGTGCGCGGTACAGACGACTTCCCCGCCTTCAGCTGGGGCGAGTTGATTGCCATGGTCCCGCGCACCCTGGCGCGGGAAATGCGCAAACTGGGTTACTTCCTGCCACGCGCCATCGGCCTGTTTATCCTGTCGTTCATTCCGGTGGTCAACCTGATCGCCGCGCCGCTGTGGCTGTTGTTCGGCGTGTGGATGATGGCGATCCAATACATCGACTACCCGGCGGACAACCACAAGCTGGGCTGGAACGAAATGCTCGCCTGGCTGCGCCAGAAGCGCTGGCAGAGCATGAGCTTTGGCGGCATTGTTTACCTGGTGTTGCTGGTGCCGGTGGTCAACCTGCTGATGATGCCGGCGGCCGTCGCGGGCGCCACGTTGTTCTGGGTGCGTGAGCAAGGGGCCGAGGCGATGGCCCGGCAGGCGGTAGCCAAGTCATAA
- the trxB gene encoding thioredoxin-disulfide reductase yields MSDTRHSRVIILGSGPAGYSAAVYAARANLKPLLITGMQAGGQLTTTTEVDNWPGDVHGLTGPVLMERMKEHAERFETEIVFDHINQVDFSKKPYSLTGDSGVYTCDALIIATGASARYLGLPSEEAFMGKGVSACATCDGFFYRNKPVAVVGGGNTAVEEALYLANIASTVTLVHRRETFRAEKILIDKLHARVAEGKIILKLNATLDEVLGDNMGVTGARLKNNDGSFDELKVDGVFIAIGHTPNTSLFEGVLEAKDGYLVVQGGREGNATATNIEGIFAAGDVADHVYRQAITSAGAGCMAALDAERYLDGLKDASF; encoded by the coding sequence ATGTCTGATACCCGTCATTCGCGAGTGATTATTCTCGGTTCCGGCCCTGCCGGTTACAGCGCTGCCGTCTACGCTGCCCGGGCCAACCTCAAGCCGCTGCTGATTACCGGCATGCAGGCAGGCGGTCAGTTGACCACCACCACTGAAGTCGACAACTGGCCGGGCGACGTCCACGGCCTGACCGGCCCGGTGCTGATGGAACGTATGAAAGAGCACGCCGAGCGCTTTGAAACCGAGATCGTTTTCGACCACATCAACCAAGTCGACTTCTCGAAAAAGCCTTACAGCCTGACCGGCGACAGCGGTGTCTACACCTGTGACGCGCTGATCATCGCTACCGGCGCCAGCGCCCGTTACCTGGGCCTGCCATCGGAAGAAGCGTTCATGGGCAAAGGTGTTTCGGCCTGCGCGACCTGCGACGGTTTCTTCTACCGCAACAAGCCGGTCGCTGTGGTCGGTGGCGGCAACACCGCCGTGGAAGAAGCGCTGTACCTGGCCAACATCGCCAGCACCGTAACTCTGGTTCACCGCCGCGAGACCTTCCGCGCCGAGAAGATCCTGATCGACAAACTGCACGCCCGTGTGGCGGAAGGCAAGATCATCCTCAAGCTCAACGCCACCCTGGATGAAGTCCTGGGCGACAACATGGGCGTGACCGGTGCCCGCCTGAAGAACAACGACGGCAGCTTCGACGAGCTGAAAGTCGACGGCGTGTTCATCGCCATCGGCCACACCCCGAACACCTCGCTGTTCGAAGGCGTGCTTGAAGCCAAAGACGGCTACCTGGTGGTACAAGGCGGCCGTGAAGGCAACGCCACTGCGACCAATATCGAAGGCATCTTCGCCGCCGGTGACGTGGCTGACCACGTCTACCGCCAGGCCATCACCTCGGCCGGCGCCGGTTGCATGGCGGCGTTGGACGCTGAGCGTTACCTCGACGGTTTGAAGGACGCTTCGTTCTAA
- a CDS encoding HopJ type III effector protein yields MTDLNTLRASLNSGEHVFADTLAFVAAGYDYQPQAFTNGGVENAAGQNEGSCKTLGLALLEGLSDQEALLAFGEHYRSVVATPEGSDHGNIRALIAHGLAGVKFTAQPLIRKP; encoded by the coding sequence ATGACTGACCTGAACACCCTGCGCGCCAGCCTCAACAGCGGCGAACATGTTTTTGCCGACACCCTGGCTTTTGTGGCTGCCGGTTACGACTACCAGCCGCAGGCTTTCACCAATGGCGGCGTAGAAAATGCCGCTGGCCAGAATGAAGGCTCGTGCAAGACCTTGGGCCTGGCGCTGCTGGAAGGCTTGAGCGATCAGGAAGCATTGCTGGCGTTTGGTGAGCATTACCGTTCGGTGGTGGCAACGCCAGAGGGCAGTGATCACGGCAATATCCGCGCTTTGATTGCCCATGGTTTGGCCGGTGTGAAGTTCACCGCACAGCCCCTGATCCGTAAACCCTGA